ATCGTAAACAAAATAATCCGGCGTGCACACGGCACCAAACTTGTGAGCCACTTCTTGAGTTTCATCGTGCAGGTACACAAAAGAATAATTCTTTTCCTGCGCACGAGCTTTTAGATTTTCAAAAGAATCTTCCGGATGCGATTTTGCATCGTTAGAGCAAATAGCGACGACCGAAACATTTTGTTTTTTTAAGTCATTTCCCAAAGTAATCAAACGATCTTCAATCGCTTGCACATAAGGGCAGTGGTTACAGATAAACATCACAACTAAAGGGTTTCCTTTCGGGAAATCTTTAAGTGAATAAGTTTTTCCATCCACCGCAGGCAAGGTAAAATCAGGGCAGTCGTTTCCTAACTCTGCAAAAGGCGTAAATGTTAATGCCACGAAGGACCTCCTACAGACTTGTCCAGCTGATTTTTCTATCGTTAATCAGTAAGCTGCCATCAGCCTCCATACCAGTGTATTTTTCTTTTAACAAAGGATGATGGTTTAAAGCAGTCAGCAAAGACAACTGATCACTGGTCGTAAGTTGTTCTTCGCAGTGGGAAACGGCATCAGTCAGTTCAAATAACAAACGATCTAAGAATGCCGTATAGTCCTGACCCAAAAGTGGAGCCCCTGGTGGCAAGGATTCTAAAATGCTTGTCGCAGTTTCAACCTCAGCAGGGGAGGAAGTAATATTAAAACCAATCCCGATGATCAAACGAACTTCGTCAGCCTGGCTGACATTTTCTAACAAAATACCGCAGACTTTTTTATCGCCAATATAAATGTCATTCGGCGCTTTTAAGTTCCACTCTAAGAATGGCCAAGTTGAAACACAAGCACGGTAAACCGCAAGTCCCACCAGGCAAGACGTTGTCGGTTGAGGTTTCACACCCAAAAGATAAGACCATGAACTTAATAAGCAGCTTCCGGGTTGAGCATCAATCCAAGAGTTTTTTCCGCGGCCGCGACCCGAAGTTTGATGATCGGTAAGATAAAGGCATAAAGATTCTTCTAAAAGATTTTCTTCAAAAGCCTCTTCCTTCGCCAAATTATTTGTGCTGTCTTGTTGTGATTTATATGAAACATAAAGGTGATTGTTTTCAGCCCAGTGCGAAGTCACCTGTCCAATACGAATATCTGCTAAAGGTGTATCCACTAGTCCTCCCAGTTAAAGACAAGGCTGACGTCAGCGCAAGGAGCAGAGTGAGTTAAAGCGCCGACAGAAATATAGTTCACACCAATTTCAGCCACTGACTGAATGCGCTCTAGATTCATATTGCCGCTAGCCTCAGTTTCGATTTCAGAAGGAATCATGGATAAGGCTTTTTTAAGCATTTCATTATCCATGTTATCTAAAAGAATGCGGTGAACTTTCATATCAACCGCTTCTTTGATTTCTTCTAAAGTTCTAGCTTCAACTTCGATATGAAGCTGGCTGTGTTCGCGCACGCGATTCACGGCATTCTTAATTCCGCCCATAACAGAAATATGATTGTCTTTAATCATGATAGCGTCGCTTAAGTTCATACGGTGATTCATGCCGCCGCCATGGACAACCGCGCGCTTTTCAAGTTC
This is a stretch of genomic DNA from Bdellovibrio reynosensis. It encodes these proteins:
- a CDS encoding thioredoxin family protein codes for the protein MALTFTPFAELGNDCPDFTLPAVDGKTYSLKDFPKGNPLVVMFICNHCPYVQAIEDRLITLGNDLKKQNVSVVAICSNDAKSHPEDSFENLKARAQEKNYSFVYLHDETQEVAHKFGAVCTPDYFVYDKNHKLAYRGRLDDSWKDASKVTKRELYDAVQDLLKDKKATDEQVASMGCSIKWV
- a CDS encoding biotin--[acetyl-CoA-carboxylase] ligase, whose translation is MDTPLADIRIGQVTSHWAENNHLYVSYKSQQDSTNNLAKEEAFEENLLEESLCLYLTDHQTSGRGRGKNSWIDAQPGSCLLSSWSYLLGVKPQPTTSCLVGLAVYRACVSTWPFLEWNLKAPNDIYIGDKKVCGILLENVSQADEVRLIIGIGFNITSSPAEVETATSILESLPPGAPLLGQDYTAFLDRLLFELTDAVSHCEEQLTTSDQLSLLTALNHHPLLKEKYTGMEADGSLLINDRKISWTSL
- the nadC gene encoding carboxylating nicotinate-nucleotide diphosphorylase, with amino-acid sequence MTLLELIRAAIKEDMPQGDVTTESLALKPRIGRAKLKAKEDIVLSGASAFEQSMQALEPNVRIKWHFEEGDEILKNQIICTIEGDLVQVLKAERVALNFLGHLSGIATHTRRFVKKVAGTKTKILDTRKTTPGFRELEKRAVVHGGGMNHRMNLSDAIMIKDNHISVMGGIKNAVNRVREHSQLHIEVEARTLEEIKEAVDMKVHRILLDNMDNEMLKKALSMIPSEIETEASGNMNLERIQSVAEIGVNYISVGALTHSAPCADVSLVFNWED